gacaATATAATGCAGTTGAGCTAATGCTGTGAAAATGCTTAAAGAAATGTAAATGcgaattttaaatataatgagaaatgagtaacaacacatttattttaaaatctaaTTTATTCTAGGCTTAAATAAATCCTAGATTTTTCAAATCTCACAAAATATCCTAGAgaataatctaatattatcttatgaaaaattggggtgttacaggGGAGCACTATTCTTTTAATTCGAAGTGAATTTAAATTtcgaaatatttaatttatatgtatCATATCGTGAATGGGGGAGCACTATTCTTTTAATTcgaattgaattaaaatttcgaaatatttaatttatatatcgAATTAAtcatatgtatatgtatatcgAATTACGTgacaattttttatattatcttTCTATGACATAAACAATGATAAAACCTCTAGCGGCTTCGCAATAAAACTTGGGTGGCTGCCTACATAAGATTAAATGCGTCCAAAATTAGGCGATTTTCTCCAAAGGAAGCTTCGGGTTCGTCACGCCCAATGAATTGATCACGTTCAATTCATGATCATatcatatcaaaataaattcccAAATGATAAATTGAAAATCTTGAGCTCTCTCCTTTCCGGTACCCGAGAACCGAATCCGAATATGAATCCGAACCCGGAACCTATCTACGATGATATCGGCGGAGAATCTCCGGTCACGGCGGCGTCTTCCTCCGGCGAGAGAGAAACAATTTCGGGAGCTGGCGATGATGAGAGTAATGAGGCGTCTACATCGGATGAGCGAGAGAGGAAGCTGGCAACAATGGAGAAGCCTCCCTCTGATGACGTCTGCCCCATTTGCTTCGGCAATTTCGTTGTTCCCTGCCGCTCTCCTTGTGGCCACTGGTACTGCGGTGAGATTTTTTCCCCCTTTAATTTGGCTTTGTTATCAACAGAACATTTTGTTGTTTATGGTCTTGACTATGATATCGAGATTTTAGCTAGATAAGTATTTTTCTGGAATTGGCCAAAAGAATTAAGGAACATTTTTGAGCAAATGAAGATATATGAACTTAGAAgggtatatgatgaaaataacaaatcatagtagagttatttttgtaaaatgattgttccTTATATGATTACGAAAAAATAAGTTGGTgttgaaaaaattattttttggggGAGTTTATAAGGTATTGGAGCTTATTTTAACACCTTATAAGCTGTTTATAAgggcttattttgtcaaacacttctCAAGAGCTCATAAGCTCCTATTGCTTATGATCTGAAGAGAGAAATCTTGTTGTGCTCTTTTAGTTAATTCTTTATGTGAGTTCAAATATAAATGATCTCTGTGTACAGGAAGTTGCATTCTGCAGTACTGGAACTTTAGTGCTGCATTGCAGCCATGCAAGTGTCCTATGTGCTCACAGCGCATAACAAAATTGATACCAGAAGCATCATTGTATCACAGACGTCAATCGGAGATAAGTAAAGTCTTACAAAATGTTGGCGACTATAACCGCTTGTTTGTGGGAGGAGTTTCTGGATTTATGCTGGTAGGCCTTATGCATTTGTCTATATGCTCCGGATATGTTATGCTAATTAGTGGTAATGACTTTAAGTTCACATGCATTCTGCACAAGCGATCAGTGAATGGTTGAACTTGTGCTCATGGTGAAGCGCAAATTGGGTGTAAGTGTTGAGTGTACTCTATGGCTTAAACATTATCCATTCCCTTAAAAGTAAAGTCATTTCATTCTTCGTTAAACAAATAATAATGCCTTGATAACTTATGTGCTTACTTTCTTCTCATTTGGTTTTTATAGTTCAAATTATATCAAGTTCTGCATAAATAGTTCAAGAATAAGAAAGGTCCTTTTGACAAAGTGAGCTGATAAATGTAATTGGCAACCACTTAGGCAAGTAAATATACACAagttagaaaaaattaattttgataaaataacaaACGGAAGACAAAATATCCTTACTACTAGCATAACTTTCTGCCATCAACCACCTCTTCATCATTGCTTTGGTGATTGCTCAACTTTACCCAAAATGTGAAAATGTATGACAAGCCTTAATCCAAAAATTGTGTCAGAGGGGTTAATGGTGTTTGCAATTTAAGTGGCTTTGCTGCACCATAAGTGAGTTGAATATGACTAGCAGaacttccccccccccccccaaccttTAAAAGATCCCCTTTACTgatctttatattttttccgCTTTTCTTTAGAAAGAGAGTTCACATGGACTACATCTTAGATTGTAATTTGGAATACACCAACTTGCTGCTCTAgtgtatattatttttatttccacAATATTTTGTACCATTTTAATTCATGTCGATATCTTttcttttccctttcttttgtctCCGTTTGGCAGAAATTTCTTGCTATTCCATTGTACATAAAGAGAATGTTCCGAGAGATGTTGAATCCTGACAGACCTGGTGTTTATCTTCATGAAATGCGGATTATTGCAGTTAAGTTCTCGTAACTGTTGCTGAAAAGAAGAGGGAAACTATCAACAATAAATAGGATTGTATGTCTGGATTGCACTTTGGGGGTGGGGTGAGCTAAAAGGAAAATGAAGAGGGAAACTATCAACAATAAATAGGATTGTATATCTGGATTGCATTTTGGGGGGTGGGATGAGCTAAAACTGCATTATTTAGTTTGCTAATTTATGGTTTATGGTTTGCAGATGCTCCTTGGAATCATCTACTCATTTGTTCCCTTTGATTTTCTGCGAATAGGTAttacaatctctctctctctctccctctctctctctctctatatatatatatatatatacatatataggggaaggctaaaataaaaatcaaagttagactataaaataggaaccattttacaaaaatcaaagctaaaataaaaatcagggTTATTTACAAAAGTTCACTTTTTGAGGTCTGTGTTTCTCTTATAAATACCCCTCATAGTTTCAATATGAAAATATAGACAAACAAAAGGGTTATCTGTCAACTGTGAATTCTGAATGGTAGTTTTTTGTAGTTTTCCGTTACTGGTATTAAAATGTGTAAGATTAATTGGACTATTCAGTCTCCATGAGCTGGGGTGCATGATACATTGATCGGTTCATATCCTAACAGTGAATAATAAGTATGCTGAAAGAAATTTACTGTGAACTGATCATGATAGTATAGATATTGTGAGTGTCTGTGGGTGCACAAAGTTGTCATTTGTACTTGCTTAATGCTTTCTTGTTCTCTTTTAAGATTCACGTTATATCTATCTTGTGCAGGTCGTGCTAACATTATAGATTTGTTTGACTACTCCGCATTTGCTCTCTCATTCACCTTGTATCTGGTTGGTCTGTACCTCCGGTGGAAGCGCGAAAGGAACATTAGAGAGTTGGTTGACATGCCGGAAGGGCATGATTGAGCGGTCTTTTCTACTTTTTGAGCTTGTCTTCACATTTCGGCATGAGTGTTTGTGGCGTGGTCCATGATGTGCTCGCTCGCACTCGGGTTGCATGTTTCATGGGGTTGTACTGTTGTGTTTCTATCACTTGTACATAAAGTTAGAAAATTAGGTCTCCATCTAAACCGCAACTTGTATGTGAGTTCAGATCGTTTTGTTCAAATTTGTGTATCGATCTGCTTGTCGAAGTTGTATTTAAAAAACTTGCAAATGCTTGCCCACATTTATGTTCATGGGTTTAACATTGCAAGTTTAATAAGATTTGTATATGGGTTATGTTTAGCTTGGGATTTGTATATAGGGCCGGTTTATTAAGTCGGGTCACTTTTAAAAGATCTACTTATgatattttgtaaa
The genomic region above belongs to Salvia miltiorrhiza cultivar Shanhuang (shh) chromosome 5, IMPLAD_Smil_shh, whole genome shotgun sequence and contains:
- the LOC131026494 gene encoding uncharacterized protein LOC131026494, with translation MIISYQNKFPNDKLKILSSLLSGTREPNPNMNPNPEPIYDDIGGESPVTAASSSGERETISGAGDDESNEASTSDERERKLATMEKPPSDDVCPICFGNFVVPCRSPCGHWYCGSCILQYWNFSAALQPCKCPMCSQRITKLIPEASLYHRRQSEISKVLQNVGDYNRLFVGGVSGFMLKFLAIPLYIKRMFREMLNPDRPGVYLHEMRIIAMLLGIIYSFVPFDFLRIGRANIIDLFDYSAFALSFTLYLVGLYLRWKRERNIRELVDMPEGHD